The Mucilaginibacter terrenus genome has a segment encoding these proteins:
- a CDS encoding TonB-dependent receptor, which yields MTSNPYSPLLKFLSALCIVLFTALSVKAIDTDDSNNGRINGKVFTSDGKPAAFVTVTLKGVNKTTMTVDDGSFIFKNIKPGNYVVKVSFTGAQSEEKTVTVAADKTTTIDFTLVESANKLNEVSISSTKTINRKKISIGKMNVAPIDLPQSISVIGRDVLDQQQSLRLSDVIKNVNGVYLYSARGNTQETFAARGYNFSSTNMFKNGFRVNSGAMPEISSLERVEVLKGSAALLYGNVAPGGVLNMITKKPKFEQGGQVSMTYGSYDLYKPAFDVYGPISSKLAYRVDGTYENSKSYRDVVKNERFYVNPSLLYKISDKTNIVLEADYLNYDFTPDFGTGQVNNVIADVPRNRYLSPLWSTGKTRQSTVTATVNHQINSLWQVSGGVSYQYFDRRYQTTERVQPDAAGDWSRPLNRAKTLEDYVTGQLNITGQFNTGVIKHNILAGIDADRYRNDNYTFVANIDPTKKTVVSSGGVSSYLDNDGTIKSSTYDKINIFDLNKYTARTDMPNMNPFYDVETITNRFGAYVNDLISISDKLKVLAGVRWSYQYIAPTTVNALSSYGAVASAKSKTDKAFSPRVGVVYKPIANTALFASYSNSFVTNTGTDINNNPIDPSIIDQYELGVKNDFLNGNLSVNVTAYRIQNSNLAQTAPFQADGITPNTNTNIKVLSGQTKSDGVELDIAGHPVKGLDVLAGYSYTNARYTKTSTVPGSNIAGQPLLNVPKHTANASIFYNFLDGSLRGFKVGTSVYYLGNREAGFANVVPPVGQPQAASRLVHVPHFTTVDASLGYTYKKLSIIGKISNIGDVLNWNVHENYSVNPIAPRQFLTTLTYKF from the coding sequence ATGACATCTAACCCCTACTCACCTCTTTTAAAATTCCTGTCTGCATTGTGCATTGTTCTGTTTACAGCACTTAGCGTGAAAGCCATTGATACTGATGACAGCAACAATGGCAGAATAAACGGTAAGGTTTTTACCAGCGACGGAAAACCTGCTGCGTTTGTAACCGTAACCCTTAAAGGTGTAAACAAAACCACCATGACGGTTGATGACGGCTCTTTCATCTTCAAGAACATCAAACCTGGCAATTACGTAGTAAAAGTTTCTTTCACCGGCGCTCAAAGCGAGGAAAAAACTGTTACTGTTGCAGCAGATAAGACAACAACCATCGACTTTACACTTGTTGAAAGCGCCAATAAGCTTAATGAAGTAAGCATATCTTCTACAAAAACCATCAATCGTAAAAAGATCTCTATCGGCAAGATGAACGTTGCGCCAATTGATCTTCCGCAAAGCATTTCCGTAATCGGTCGTGATGTGCTTGATCAGCAGCAATCACTACGCCTCAGCGATGTTATAAAAAATGTGAATGGTGTATACTTATACAGCGCTCGCGGCAATACGCAGGAAACCTTTGCAGCACGCGGCTACAACTTCTCGAGCACCAACATGTTTAAAAACGGTTTTAGAGTGAACTCCGGCGCAATGCCTGAGATCAGCTCACTGGAACGTGTTGAGGTACTAAAAGGCAGCGCTGCGCTACTATATGGCAACGTTGCTCCAGGCGGCGTATTGAACATGATCACCAAAAAACCAAAGTTTGAGCAGGGCGGCCAGGTATCTATGACTTACGGCAGCTATGATTTGTACAAACCTGCATTTGATGTTTACGGCCCTATATCTTCCAAACTGGCTTACCGTGTAGACGGGACTTACGAGAACTCCAAGAGCTACCGCGATGTTGTAAAAAATGAACGCTTTTATGTAAATCCTTCATTATTATACAAGATAAGCGACAAAACCAACATTGTACTCGAGGCAGATTACCTTAACTATGATTTCACCCCCGACTTTGGTACCGGCCAGGTAAACAACGTTATTGCCGATGTACCCCGCAACAGGTACCTAAGCCCGCTATGGTCTACAGGTAAAACCAGGCAATCTACAGTTACGGCTACTGTAAACCACCAAATAAACAGCCTTTGGCAGGTAAGCGGTGGTGTATCTTACCAATATTTCGACAGGCGCTACCAAACTACAGAACGTGTGCAGCCCGATGCGGCGGGAGATTGGTCGCGGCCTTTAAACCGTGCTAAAACATTGGAGGATTATGTAACTGGCCAGCTTAACATCACCGGACAATTCAACACGGGTGTTATTAAGCACAACATTTTAGCAGGTATAGACGCGGACAGGTATAGAAACGATAACTACACCTTTGTAGCCAATATCGATCCTACAAAGAAAACAGTAGTGTCATCGGGCGGCGTATCCAGCTACCTTGATAATGATGGCACAATAAAAAGCTCTACCTACGACAAGATCAACATCTTTGATCTGAACAAGTATACGGCACGTACCGACATGCCTAACATGAACCCTTTTTATGATGTAGAGACCATTACTAACCGCTTTGGTGCTTATGTTAATGACCTGATCAGCATATCTGACAAGCTGAAGGTACTTGCCGGTGTTCGCTGGTCGTACCAGTACATTGCCCCTACTACGGTAAATGCCCTGTCCTCTTACGGTGCTGTGGCATCCGCAAAAAGCAAAACTGACAAAGCTTTTTCCCCGCGTGTAGGCGTAGTATATAAGCCAATAGCTAATACAGCATTATTCGCCAGCTATTCTAATTCGTTCGTAACCAACACGGGTACCGATATCAACAACAATCCAATTGATCCGTCTATCATCGATCAATACGAACTTGGCGTTAAAAACGACTTCCTGAACGGCAACCTATCTGTGAATGTAACTGCCTACCGTATCCAGAACAGTAACCTGGCACAAACGGCACCTTTTCAGGCAGATGGCATCACACCCAACACCAATACCAACATTAAGGTACTAAGCGGACAAACTAAAAGCGACGGTGTGGAACTGGATATAGCTGGCCACCCTGTAAAGGGATTGGATGTGTTGGCTGGCTATAGTTATACTAATGCCCGTTATACCAAAACATCAACAGTTCCGGGCAGCAATATAGCGGGGCAACCCTTGTTAAACGTACCTAAGCATACCGCAAATGCAAGTATATTCTACAACTTCCTGGATGGCAGTTTGAGGGGCTTTAAAGTAGGTACCAGTGTGTATTACCTTGGTAACCGCGAAGCTGGCTTTGCAAATGTTGTACCGCCGGTTGGCCAGCCACAGGCAGCGTCAAGATTAGTGCATGTTCCCCACTTTACCACTGTTGATGCGTCGTTGGGTTACACTTACAAAAAGCTGTCTATCATTGGTAAAATATCCAACATAGGCGATGTACTTAACTGGAACGTTCACGAGAACTACAGTGTAAACCCGATCGCGCCACGTCAATTTTTAACTACCCTTACTTATAAATTTTAA
- a CDS encoding DinB family protein — protein MLTNTLKELFNRELVKLKQELELYNDEENIWRVDKNILNSTGNLCLHLIGNLNTYLGAELGGTGYIRNRPEEFSLKDVPRSELIFKLEQTIDVVDTVLESLSEDQLRKDYPQIVFERTLTTEFFLVHLAMHLSYHLGQVNYHRRLLDC, from the coding sequence ATGCTTACAAACACACTAAAAGAACTTTTTAATAGAGAGCTAGTTAAATTAAAACAGGAGCTTGAATTATATAACGACGAGGAAAATATCTGGCGCGTGGATAAAAATATCTTAAATTCCACAGGAAACCTTTGCCTGCACTTAATAGGCAATCTGAACACCTATTTAGGTGCCGAACTGGGTGGTACGGGCTATATAAGGAATAGACCTGAGGAGTTTTCGTTAAAAGATGTCCCCAGAAGTGAATTGATTTTCAAGCTAGAGCAGACTATCGACGTTGTTGATACCGTATTGGAGTCTCTTTCCGAAGATCAATTAAGAAAAGATTACCCGCAGATTGTCTTTGAAAGAACGTTGACAACTGAGTTTTTCCTGGTTCATCTCGCCATGCATTTAAGCTACCATCTGGGACAAGTAAACTATCATAGAAGGCTCCTGGATTGCTAA
- a CDS encoding sensor histidine kinase: MHKLPYPIPEDEDARLDALDSYDVLDTMPENDFDELTHLASEICQTPIALISLIDDKRQWFKSMIGLTARETPREYAFCSHTIAGASEIMVVPDAREDERFSSNPLVTGDPSIVFYAGVPLVNEDGYALGSLCVIDKQRKDLTPRQIKSLKILAKQVITQMELRRKLARLERANQTLVESNSFIQKFASSAAHDLKSPLSSILLTSQALQMRLSKSSDDKSKNLTELNISSTKRLLTLVDEILTYSSAPSTLLTNRVVVELNPLLKTVIAMVEIPYGMKINLPTNDHVLTCSAIALEQIFMNLISNAIRYNDKEEGLINIQFREDGDYYHFKVSDNGMGIAEKNLERIFHKEVTLNVIDRFNKRGTGIGLYNVKALIEKMKGTIRVESRIGSGTTFEFTVKKNVELDDEGYY; this comes from the coding sequence TTGCATAAATTACCCTACCCAATACCTGAGGACGAAGATGCGCGTTTGGATGCGCTGGATAGCTACGACGTACTCGACACCATGCCTGAGAACGATTTTGATGAGCTTACGCATCTCGCCTCAGAAATTTGCCAAACTCCCATAGCGCTCATCAGCCTGATTGACGATAAACGCCAATGGTTTAAATCGATGATAGGGCTTACCGCACGTGAAACACCGAGAGAATACGCCTTTTGTTCGCACACTATTGCGGGTGCAAGCGAGATAATGGTGGTGCCTGACGCCCGCGAGGATGAGCGTTTTTCATCTAACCCGCTGGTTACCGGTGATCCGAGCATCGTATTCTATGCAGGTGTGCCGCTGGTGAATGAGGATGGATATGCACTTGGATCGTTATGTGTTATAGATAAGCAACGAAAAGATTTAACCCCAAGGCAGATAAAGTCACTGAAAATACTGGCCAAGCAGGTAATAACCCAGATGGAGTTGAGGCGTAAGCTGGCCCGCCTGGAGCGCGCCAATCAAACGCTTGTTGAGAGTAATTCTTTTATACAGAAATTTGCCAGCTCGGCAGCTCACGATCTTAAAAGCCCGCTGAGCAGCATCTTGCTCACGTCGCAGGCGTTGCAAATGCGTTTAAGTAAGAGCAGCGACGATAAAAGCAAAAACCTTACTGAGCTTAATATATCTTCTACTAAAAGACTACTTACATTGGTAGATGAAATCCTGACCTATTCATCCGCTCCATCTACCTTGCTTACGAACCGTGTTGTAGTAGAACTTAATCCGTTGTTGAAAACGGTGATAGCCATGGTAGAGATTCCTTACGGGATGAAGATTAACCTGCCTACCAACGACCACGTATTAACCTGTTCGGCAATAGCACTGGAGCAGATATTTATGAACCTTATCAGCAATGCCATTAGGTATAATGATAAGGAAGAAGGATTGATTAATATCCAGTTTAGGGAAGATGGCGATTACTACCATTTTAAGGTTAGTGACAATGGCATGGGTATAGCAGAAAAGAACCTGGAGCGTATCTTTCACAAGGAAGTTACGCTAAACGTTATCGACCGCTTTAATAAGCGTGGGACCGGCATTGGCCTTTACAATGTAAAGGCGCTCATAGAAAAGATGAAGGGCACCATTCGCGTAGAGTCAAGAATTGGCTCGGGTACTACTTTTGAGTTTACCGTTAAAAAGAATGTGGAACTTGATGACGAAGGATATTACTAG
- a CDS encoding alpha-ketoglutarate-dependent dioxygenase AlkB family protein has translation MEQLSFFDGGGQSPKLPTDLMDYRPSFFSREESAGYITAFHSNINWKQETIQMYGKLLNTPRLTAWYGDNNKTYAFSGKRFDPHPWTPELLLIKDRVDAACGITFNSVLLNLYRNGNDSVAWHADDEPELGINPVIASVSFGQIRRFEVRHKLNHKEKYSIDLENGSLLIMKGDLQHNWQHQVPKSTKALKERINLTFRVIG, from the coding sequence ATGGAACAACTGAGCTTTTTTGATGGTGGCGGACAAAGCCCCAAGCTGCCAACTGACCTGATGGATTACCGTCCTAGTTTCTTCAGTAGGGAAGAAAGCGCCGGGTATATAACTGCGTTCCACAGCAACATCAATTGGAAGCAGGAAACCATCCAAATGTATGGCAAGTTATTGAACACCCCGAGGCTTACCGCTTGGTATGGCGACAATAACAAAACTTACGCGTTTTCGGGCAAGCGGTTCGACCCGCACCCATGGACACCGGAACTGCTGCTGATAAAGGATCGTGTAGATGCCGCTTGTGGAATTACATTCAACAGCGTTTTACTAAACCTCTACCGCAACGGTAACGACTCGGTTGCCTGGCATGCTGATGATGAACCTGAACTGGGTATAAACCCGGTTATCGCTTCTGTAAGCTTTGGCCAAATACGCAGGTTTGAGGTGCGGCACAAGCTCAATCATAAAGAAAAGTACTCTATAGACCTGGAGAATGGCTCGCTGCTGATCATGAAAGGCGACCTGCAGCACAATTGGCAGCACCAGGTACCCAAATCAACCAAGGCCTTAAAGGAGCGAATAAACCTTACGTTTAGAGTTATAGGTTAG
- a CDS encoding PepSY-associated TM helix domain-containing protein, with translation MKVFFRNIHLYLSLAAGIVIFCSCLTGTILVFEREINHTLHPQRYFVEASGHRMPLSQLTKAALKQVPKAKLASVMVFNDPLRTVEIGVIMPEKGKPEKGINKKSTEEKSHKAGDNKGKDVKKGGENKKPNTTLYVNPYTGKVIEQFGKKGSFLFSVEMFHRFLLAGKDSAGDMIVGISSLLFLFILITGVVLWWPKTKAVFIKRIKVKWDGNTKRLVHDLHLVTGFYTSVFLIVIVLTGLVMSFTWANKALFALTGSKLKEKDAKQPASTYSAGLKKLSADEALEGLNLQIKNAEYFTIRTPKDSVGTYSISVLPKGAFENTSDTYFIDQYNGRIVSTEKFVDKSTGQRVRSFIKPVHTGSVYGLPTKIISFIVCLLSLIFPVTGVIMWLNRIKKKDRKKSVIRRPKAAKEALAV, from the coding sequence ATGAAGGTTTTCTTTCGCAACATACACCTTTACCTAAGCCTGGCAGCCGGCATTGTTATATTTTGCTCGTGCCTAACCGGCACCATTCTAGTTTTTGAGAGAGAAATAAACCACACGCTTCATCCGCAACGATACTTTGTAGAGGCTTCTGGTCATCGCATGCCGCTGTCACAGCTTACCAAAGCAGCACTTAAGCAGGTACCTAAAGCAAAACTGGCATCAGTAATGGTGTTTAATGATCCTTTAAGAACTGTTGAAATTGGTGTAATAATGCCTGAAAAAGGAAAGCCTGAAAAGGGCATTAACAAAAAATCTACTGAAGAAAAAAGCCACAAAGCAGGTGACAATAAAGGAAAGGATGTAAAAAAAGGCGGCGAGAACAAAAAACCAAACACCACTTTATACGTAAACCCTTATACCGGAAAGGTAATAGAGCAATTCGGCAAAAAGGGGTCCTTCCTGTTTTCTGTAGAAATGTTCCACCGCTTTTTGCTGGCAGGTAAAGACAGTGCCGGCGACATGATTGTAGGGATATCTAGCTTGCTGTTCTTGTTTATTCTGATCACCGGTGTTGTTTTATGGTGGCCAAAAACAAAAGCAGTATTCATCAAGCGCATTAAAGTAAAATGGGACGGGAACACCAAGCGACTTGTGCATGACCTTCATTTAGTTACCGGCTTTTACACATCAGTATTCCTAATCGTGATTGTGTTAACAGGATTAGTTATGTCGTTTACATGGGCAAACAAAGCGCTGTTTGCTTTAACGGGCTCTAAATTAAAGGAAAAAGATGCCAAACAACCCGCCTCCACATACTCGGCCGGGTTAAAGAAGCTTTCGGCTGATGAAGCATTGGAAGGCTTAAATCTGCAGATAAAGAATGCGGAATACTTTACAATAAGAACACCTAAAGACTCTGTTGGCACTTACAGTATAAGCGTGTTGCCAAAGGGCGCATTTGAAAATACATCAGACACCTACTTTATAGATCAATATAACGGCAGAATTGTTAGTACAGAAAAGTTCGTAGACAAGAGTACCGGTCAACGCGTACGTTCTTTTATTAAACCTGTACACACAGGGTCTGTATACGGTTTACCAACCAAGATAATCAGCTTTATCGTTTGCCTGCTATCACTCATTTTCCCGGTGACGGGTGTTATTATGTGGCTGAACAGAATCAAGAAAAAAGATAGAAAGAAGTCGGTGATAAGACGCCCCAAAGCTGCTAAGGAAGCACTTGCGGTATGA
- a CDS encoding SDR family NAD(P)-dependent oxidoreductase codes for MENQKTWFVTGASKGLGLSLAKQLLNKGYNVAATSRNIADLTKAVGDHENFLALAVNLKSEESVADAISQSISRFGKIDVVVNNAGYGLTGSLEELTDQEARDNFDVNVFGSLNVIRQVMPQLRAQGSGHIFNLSSIGGFTGNFPGFGIYCATKFAVEGFTESLAAEAKAFGIKATIVSPGYFRTNFLNPDSLSTPKNEIAEYKEVRAVQSAHQNEINGQQAGDPEKGVAVMIEVAEAEEAPLHLFLGPDAYQLADQKMEAVKADMEAWRKQATSTNFEVEA; via the coding sequence ATGGAAAATCAAAAAACATGGTTTGTAACCGGCGCGTCTAAAGGTTTAGGCCTTAGCCTCGCAAAACAACTATTAAATAAAGGTTATAACGTTGCGGCAACATCACGCAACATAGCCGATCTTACTAAAGCAGTAGGCGATCACGAAAACTTTTTGGCGCTTGCCGTTAACCTTAAATCAGAAGAAAGCGTTGCTGACGCTATCAGCCAATCAATATCACGCTTTGGTAAAATTGATGTGGTGGTGAATAATGCCGGTTACGGCCTAACAGGCAGCCTGGAAGAACTTACCGACCAGGAAGCGCGTGATAACTTTGATGTTAATGTATTTGGTTCATTAAACGTTATACGCCAGGTTATGCCTCAACTGCGTGCGCAGGGTTCAGGCCATATCTTTAATCTCTCATCAATAGGAGGGTTTACCGGCAATTTCCCTGGATTCGGTATTTACTGTGCAACCAAGTTTGCAGTAGAAGGCTTTACCGAATCACTTGCTGCCGAAGCCAAAGCATTTGGAATAAAGGCAACGATCGTATCTCCGGGATACTTCCGCACCAATTTCCTAAACCCCGATTCGTTAAGTACGCCTAAAAACGAGATCGCTGAGTACAAGGAAGTACGTGCTGTGCAAAGCGCTCATCAAAATGAGATTAATGGTCAGCAGGCCGGAGATCCTGAAAAAGGAGTAGCTGTTATGATAGAAGTTGCAGAAGCAGAAGAGGCACCATTGCACTTGTTCTTAGGCCCTGATGCCTATCAGCTTGCCGACCAGAAAATGGAAGCCGTAAAAGCGGATATGGAGGCCTGGCGTAAACAGGCGACATCTACCAATTTTGAAGTAGAAGCTTAA
- a CDS encoding LytR/AlgR family response regulator transcription factor: MTNCIVVDDEPLARQLLEGYINQTPGLNCIAVCQSAVEAFAVLHQQKVDLMFLDIQMPGITGVSFLRSLKNAPRVIFTTAYTVYAVEAFELEATDYLQKPITFERFMKAVQKVWAIKDDSSASSVTVSEENPFIFLKVDRRLVKVDHADIVYVEGYGDYLKVHTKSQTHITYMTFGKLEQLLPGTKFIRIHRSVMVNAAYIEFAEGNYLRVNGHDLPIGSSYRDKVFQKLNLE; this comes from the coding sequence ATGACCAACTGTATTGTTGTTGATGACGAGCCCCTGGCCAGGCAGTTGCTGGAAGGCTACATAAACCAAACACCTGGCTTAAACTGCATCGCCGTTTGCCAAAGCGCGGTGGAGGCATTCGCGGTATTGCATCAACAAAAAGTAGACCTCATGTTCCTGGATATTCAAATGCCCGGGATAACCGGCGTGAGCTTTTTACGGTCGCTAAAAAATGCCCCGCGGGTAATTTTCACCACCGCTTATACCGTCTATGCTGTTGAAGCATTCGAGTTAGAAGCAACAGATTACCTGCAAAAACCCATCACCTTTGAACGTTTTATGAAAGCGGTACAAAAAGTTTGGGCCATAAAAGATGATAGCAGCGCATCCTCTGTTACCGTTAGTGAGGAAAATCCTTTTATTTTTTTGAAGGTAGACCGCCGCCTGGTTAAAGTAGACCATGCAGACATTGTTTATGTAGAGGGATATGGCGATTACCTGAAGGTTCATACCAAAAGCCAAACCCACATCACCTACATGACTTTTGGTAAGCTGGAGCAACTGCTGCCTGGCACAAAATTCATCCGTATACACCGCAGCGTAATGGTAAACGCGGCATACATAGAATTTGCCGAAGGTAATTACCTGCGCGTGAACGGGCACGATTTGCCAATTGGCAGCTCATACCGCGACAAGGTTTTTCAGAAGCTGAACTTAGAATAG
- a CDS encoding sensor histidine kinase — MRFSFSSLNYKQKSLVAEACYLFFLGVLSPFAVGSQIFTQASYTWSLVLLNIFSLAAVILFYRVYLPQTMGKRRYVLLVVLFPVYIVVYELIARLSAVILLRLPFVPEGYKNNVRMGRPEDFSSIFAYQTFGYTCLVLAAATSIYMIRMLFKQQHSLYEAQTDKLRLELDHLKSQVQPHFFFNTLNNLYALSVQNSPKTPGIIADLSSIMRYVLYNSQQEKVHLQQEIGFIQSYIQLENVRHDNPEAIEFLVQGNTGATEIEPLLFLPLIENAFKHSLQKNLTSKWVKLALVVDDDELTFQTSNPVPENTLSSVPEGGIGLKNVSKRLELLYPGKHQLIVHDADCVFTVTLTIQLK, encoded by the coding sequence ATGCGCTTTTCTTTTTCATCGCTCAACTATAAACAAAAAAGCCTGGTTGCCGAGGCATGTTACCTGTTCTTCCTTGGAGTGCTTAGTCCGTTTGCTGTTGGCAGCCAAATATTCACCCAGGCATCTTACACCTGGAGCCTGGTGCTGCTCAACATCTTTAGCCTTGCAGCTGTTATATTGTTCTACCGCGTGTATCTGCCGCAAACCATGGGCAAACGCCGTTATGTACTGTTGGTGGTATTATTCCCGGTTTACATTGTGGTGTATGAACTAATTGCCCGCCTTTCCGCCGTAATCCTTCTCAGGCTACCTTTTGTACCTGAGGGATATAAGAACAACGTACGTATGGGCCGTCCGGAGGACTTCTCCAGCATCTTTGCCTATCAAACGTTTGGCTATACCTGCCTGGTGCTCGCAGCTGCAACCTCCATTTATATGATAAGGATGTTATTTAAACAGCAGCATAGCTTGTATGAGGCCCAAACAGACAAGTTAAGACTGGAGCTGGACCACCTTAAATCGCAGGTGCAGCCGCATTTCTTTTTTAATACCCTGAATAACCTATATGCGTTGAGCGTGCAGAACTCACCTAAAACGCCCGGCATCATCGCCGATCTGAGCAGCATCATGCGTTATGTACTTTACAACAGCCAGCAGGAGAAAGTACATCTGCAGCAGGAGATCGGTTTTATACAAAGCTACATTCAACTGGAGAATGTGCGTCACGATAACCCCGAAGCCATTGAGTTTTTGGTACAGGGCAATACCGGCGCTACCGAGATAGAGCCACTGCTGTTTTTACCACTTATTGAGAACGCCTTTAAGCATTCACTGCAGAAAAATCTCACAAGTAAATGGGTGAAACTAGCGCTGGTGGTTGATGATGATGAGTTAACTTTCCAAACCAGCAACCCTGTACCGGAAAATACCTTAAGCTCCGTGCCTGAAGGGGGTATCGGCTTAAAGAATGTTAGCAAGCGGCTGGAGCTGCTTTATCCCGGCAAGCACCAGCTCATTGTGCACGATGCGGATTGCGTTTTTACCGTAACTTTAACCATTCAACTAAAATAA
- a CDS encoding alpha/beta fold hydrolase, whose product MKKFHILPIIVAVGITAACNQPKSTHQSANATKVDVKNNNVEIAYTDTGTGDTTLLFVHGWAINKGYFTDQVKHFAGRYRVVTMDMPGFGKSGKNRDKWNTKTYATDVNALIDQLKLKNVVLAGHSMAGDIVLQAAINQPDKVIAIIGIDNFKGIGWVLTEKDRKEVADAVAEMSKHYTSFATMYFNDYLFSKTTSRAIKDRILYDVAHTDSVIATKAMAEGNGENHEVENLRKYNKKLYLINSDYQPTDTTTIIAKKIPYKLMNIHGAGHFPMVEAPEDFNKAMDVILKEI is encoded by the coding sequence ATGAAGAAATTCCACATCCTGCCAATTATAGTAGCTGTCGGCATTACAGCGGCATGCAATCAGCCAAAATCAACACACCAGAGTGCCAATGCTACCAAAGTTGATGTAAAGAACAACAACGTTGAAATTGCTTATACAGATACAGGCACCGGTGATACCACGCTGCTATTTGTACATGGCTGGGCAATAAACAAGGGCTACTTCACCGATCAGGTCAAGCACTTTGCAGGGCGTTACCGGGTTGTTACCATGGATATGCCAGGCTTTGGCAAATCGGGCAAGAACAGGGATAAATGGAATACCAAAACTTACGCTACAGATGTTAATGCGCTGATAGATCAGCTTAAGCTAAAGAACGTAGTGCTGGCGGGCCACTCCATGGCAGGCGACATTGTTTTACAGGCCGCGATCAACCAGCCGGACAAAGTAATTGCTATTATAGGGATAGATAACTTTAAAGGTATTGGATGGGTACTAACTGAAAAAGACAGGAAAGAAGTTGCCGATGCAGTTGCAGAAATGAGCAAACACTACACATCATTTGCTACTATGTACTTTAACGATTACCTGTTTTCTAAAACGACAAGTAGAGCTATAAAGGACCGTATATTGTACGATGTAGCCCACACCGATTCTGTTATTGCAACAAAAGCCATGGCAGAAGGCAACGGCGAAAACCACGAGGTTGAAAATCTGCGGAAGTATAACAAGAAGCTTTACCTTATTAACAGCGATTACCAACCTACAGATACCACTACTATAATAGCTAAAAAGATACCTTACAAATTAATGAACATACATGGCGCCGGGCATTTCCCGATGGTAGAAGCGCCGGAGGATTTTAATAAAGCAATGGATGTTATTTTAAAGGAGATCTAG